From the genome of Hathewaya histolytica, one region includes:
- a CDS encoding GreA/GreB family elongation factor: MKNILTEENMNKLKEELEYRMTTKRGEIAKEKLEAAAHGDRSENAEYKEACANYRENDNRIQYLLTMISTANVIDEKNQDKSVLGVNSKCKIKFVEDEFETTVSLVTTMDADPENMLISVESDLGKTLMGKKVGDIAEVDAPGEKYTVEVLEII, from the coding sequence ATGAAAAACATATTAACAGAAGAAAATATGAATAAATTAAAAGAAGAATTAGAATATAGAATGACTACAAAAAGAGGTGAAATAGCAAAGGAAAAATTAGAAGCAGCAGCTCATGGTGATAGGTCAGAAAATGCAGAATACAAAGAAGCTTGTGCAAACTATAGAGAAAATGATAATAGGATTCAATATTTATTAACTATGATTTCAACTGCAAATGTAATAGATGAGAAAAATCAAGATAAGTCAGTACTAGGCGTTAATAGTAAATGTAAGATTAAATTTGTAGAAGATGAATTTGAAACAACTGTATCACTAGTAACTACTATGGATGCAGACCCAGAAAATATGCTTATAAGTGTAGAATCAGATTTAGGAAAAACATTAATGGGTAAAAAAGTTGGAGATATAGCTGAAGTTGATGCTCCAGGTGAAAAATATACAGTAGAAGTATTGGAAATTATATAA
- a CDS encoding ATP-binding protein, translated as MKRIPYGISNFEVLREKNYLYVDKTSYIELLDRYAPYNFFIRPRRFGKSLFISMLENYYDINKKGKFEELFGDLYIGKNPTEERNSFLVWKISFAGVDAGHGEEELRISFNSKVLLSAIRFVNKYSGLLGIDTIPKEIDSAEVIVQYISLLASKIKIPVFVLIDEYDNFANELITGGRQSTYSGILHGEGFVKVFYKAIKDATADNFNRIFMTGVSPIMLDDLTSGFNITMNYTLDQNLNAMMGFTRDEISYIMDEVEIKEESLREKICTDMTEYYNGYKFNEDSKTVFNPDMSMYFLNNYSLYNRYPKEMIDNNVKTDYGKVNQLAYNFNDREALEEIMTTGETSTMLVDRFNIHTMYSVKENFKSLLFYLGMLTIKEQGPLGTVLKIPNYVIKTIYWEQYFQRMNLEYNVQLQDVRIAVNEMRMNGNIQPLIEFVKGILEDLSNRDLIKMDEKNIKMILLTLLGVDSTYFIQSEAENNNGYVDIMLKRKIQFKDITKFQWIIELKYIKESERDALDKVKEEGLKQLQGYAESKMVKGELGEEDLNKVLVIVVGKKDIYALEV; from the coding sequence ATGAAAAGAATACCCTATGGTATTTCTAATTTTGAAGTTTTAAGAGAGAAGAATTATCTTTACGTAGATAAAACCTCTTATATAGAACTATTAGATAGATATGCTCCCTATAATTTTTTTATAAGACCTAGAAGGTTTGGAAAAAGTCTTTTTATATCAATGCTAGAGAATTACTATGATATAAATAAAAAGGGTAAATTTGAGGAGTTATTTGGAGATTTATATATAGGTAAAAATCCTACAGAGGAGAGGAATAGCTTTCTTGTGTGGAAAATAAGTTTTGCAGGAGTAGATGCAGGTCATGGTGAAGAAGAATTAAGAATTAGTTTTAATTCAAAAGTGCTTTTATCTGCTATAAGATTTGTAAACAAATACTCAGGTTTATTAGGTATTGATACTATTCCAAAAGAAATAGACAGTGCGGAAGTAATAGTACAATATATATCTTTATTAGCTAGTAAAATAAAAATACCTGTATTTGTTCTAATAGATGAATATGATAACTTTGCCAATGAACTGATTACAGGAGGAAGACAAAGCACTTATAGTGGGATACTTCATGGTGAAGGTTTTGTTAAGGTATTTTATAAAGCTATAAAAGATGCAACGGCAGACAACTTTAATAGAATATTTATGACAGGGGTAAGCCCTATAATGCTAGATGACTTAACTAGTGGATTTAACATTACTATGAACTATACTTTAGATCAAAATCTTAACGCTATGATGGGTTTTACAAGGGATGAAATTTCTTATATTATGGATGAAGTTGAAATAAAGGAAGAATCCCTAAGAGAAAAAATATGTACGGATATGACAGAGTATTATAATGGATATAAATTTAATGAAGATAGTAAAACAGTTTTTAATCCAGATATGTCTATGTATTTTCTTAATAATTATTCATTATATAATCGTTATCCTAAAGAAATGATAGATAATAATGTAAAAACAGATTATGGAAAAGTTAATCAGTTAGCTTATAATTTTAATGATAGGGAAGCACTAGAAGAAATAATGACTACAGGGGAAACCTCTACTATGCTAGTAGATAGATTTAATATTCATACTATGTATAGTGTGAAGGAAAACTTCAAATCCCTACTTTTTTACCTTGGAATGCTTACAATAAAGGAGCAAGGTCCATTAGGGACAGTACTTAAAATACCTAATTACGTGATAAAAACAATTTATTGGGAACAGTATTTTCAAAGAATGAATCTAGAGTATAATGTTCAGTTGCAAGATGTAAGAATAGCTGTTAATGAAATGAGAATGAATGGAAATATTCAGCCTTTAATAGAATTTGTAAAAGGCATATTAGAGGATTTATCCAATAGAGATTTAATAAAAATGGATGAAAAAAATATAAAAATGATACTCCTTACACTATTAGGCGTAGATAGCACTTATTTCATACAAAGTGAAGCTGAGAACAATAATGGCTATGTAGATATAATGCTAAAAAGAAAAATTCAATTTAAAGATATAACTAAATTCCAATGGATTATAGAACTAAAATATATAAAAGAAAGTGAAAGAGATGCATTAGACAAAGTAAAAGAAGAAGGATTAAAGCAGCTTCAAGGATATGCTGAAAGTAAAATGGTTAAAGGGGAACTTGGAGAAGAGGATTTAAATAAAGTATTAGTTATTGTAGTAGGTAAAAAGGATATTTATGCTTTGGAAGTATAG
- a CDS encoding (deoxy)nucleoside triphosphate pyrophosphohydrolase: MKKLIRVVGAIIQNENGEILCALRSTKMSLPNLWEFPGGKIEEGESLGDAIVREIKEELDCTIEFIDVFNDNSHEYDKFIVNLITVRCRLIEGKPTANEHAKLIWLPKENLTSLNWAPADVPAVEQLIKEKQ; the protein is encoded by the coding sequence ATGAAGAAGTTAATTAGGGTTGTTGGTGCTATTATTCAAAATGAAAATGGTGAAATATTATGTGCTTTAAGATCAACTAAGATGTCCCTTCCTAACCTTTGGGAATTTCCTGGTGGTAAAATCGAAGAGGGTGAATCCTTAGGAGATGCCATTGTTCGTGAAATTAAAGAAGAGCTTGATTGTACTATAGAATTTATAGATGTTTTTAATGATAACTCCCATGAATATGATAAGTTTATAGTTAATTTAATAACTGTTAGATGTAGATTAATAGAGGGTAAACCTACTGCTAATGAACACGCTAAGCTCATTTGGCTTCCTAAAGAAAATTTAACTTCTTTAAACTGGGCTCCTGCTGATGTTCCTGCTGTAGAACAATTAATTAAAGAAAAACAGTAG
- a CDS encoding AAA family ATPase, protein MTKNKSKKNVLNIKTLSRILFPEIQVVDYINEMGIVDRKVFKKDKKAVNNSVAKATSTVDKKVANATSNAGKHIGKTVSNTVKDTEKVVQNLGNTIVNLDCKPLEVNKTKLELDAAFQRVENTLSEYVLGQKEFLSKLSIAFKRPFAYGKTDGISNTIFITGPKGSGRHLSVKAITRFLKEENIFKKSGVFSLDLAKYKLEKDAENLFLDDLYSALYGQNQVVVFDNFDKCHSNVLDTITKLVIDEKVNLNRRYIDEMDHMVDVTGKGSLTLDTTDEILANGKYLIFITEKSEESIKTMFSSKFVERIYDIIQTVPLTREIISTIGRFILEEYKEKIQNNLGIVIRFQESVLNCVVNNCNKAYGAHALNDYIEENIYRPLVELELKGKLSNEKLYILSEDHNILVLEDNSGRTELSSVIKKIDIEGIEQLNKELESIIGLHNVKSFIRTLQDNIKVQNLRKSQGSKEAKLSLHMIFTGNPGTGKTTMARIMAKYLKALGYLSSGHLVEVSRNDLVGQYVGETAQKTTAKVNSAIGGILFIDEAYSLARDNNDIFGVEAVDSLVKAVEDNRDDLVVILAGYSKEMEDFLKTNSGLKSRFNYTVEFPDYTAKELLEISKIIAKQNGYEIHSDLNEEIIMLFESKQIKGINDSGNGRLARNIVEQAIANQSRRLSAMGEMNINKDEINKLTISDFGLDKKVDFNLEEELSKITGLNEVKSFIRGLEKQIIAKEKRRKLGINVESSQSLNMIFTGNPGTGKTTIARLVADLMKKMGILKSGQLIETDRSGLIGQYIGETTKKATEVFKSALGGVLFIDEAYALMSSENDPIGKEAVDVLVKLVEDYRGEVIVILAGYNKEMSEFLNTNSGLSSRFPLKVDFPDYNLDELLEIGKAMIKRKGFILAGNAEDELQDAINTSNKKGGAESGNGRLVRNIVEKAIRKQSSRIADMEEIDQKAVVLLTEEDFEAYVGQNNNFDLETKLKEVIGLEEVKNFIRSLQAQLKIKNQRKALGLPSDQSQTLHMIFKGNPGTGKTTIARIIGEVLYNLGVLNSKKFIETDRSGLVAGYVGQTAIKTKEKIDSALGGILFIDEAYALAQDAESSNGFGREAIDTLVKGMDDNRENLLVILAGYSEDMDRFLEVNSGLKSRFANVIEFKDYSVEDLLNITDNIFKEKGYVITEGARVKMRSIFEQASKVQDFGNGRYVRNLFEKTVRNQAVRLGNIEHLTKEHLVTIEEEDVLEVSL, encoded by the coding sequence TTGACAAAAAATAAATCAAAGAAAAATGTATTAAATATAAAAACTTTAAGTAGAATTTTATTCCCTGAAATTCAAGTTGTAGATTATATAAACGAGATGGGGATTGTAGATAGAAAGGTCTTTAAAAAGGACAAAAAGGCTGTTAATAACTCTGTAGCAAAGGCAACAAGTACAGTAGATAAAAAAGTAGCAAATGCAACAAGTAACGCTGGTAAGCATATAGGAAAGACAGTTTCAAATACAGTAAAAGATACGGAAAAAGTAGTGCAAAATCTTGGTAATACTATAGTGAATCTAGATTGTAAGCCTTTAGAAGTTAACAAAACTAAATTAGAATTGGATGCAGCTTTTCAAAGGGTAGAGAACACTCTATCAGAATACGTACTTGGACAAAAAGAATTTTTAAGCAAGCTTTCTATTGCATTTAAAAGACCTTTTGCTTATGGAAAAACTGATGGAATAAGCAATACTATATTTATAACTGGCCCAAAGGGATCAGGGAGACATCTTTCAGTAAAAGCTATTACTAGATTTTTAAAAGAAGAGAATATATTTAAGAAATCTGGAGTATTTTCTTTGGATTTAGCTAAGTATAAACTGGAAAAGGATGCAGAAAATCTATTTTTAGATGATCTTTATAGTGCACTTTATGGACAGAACCAAGTAGTTGTTTTCGATAACTTTGATAAGTGTCATTCAAATGTTTTAGATACTATTACAAAGCTTGTAATAGATGAAAAGGTTAATTTGAATAGAAGATATATAGATGAAATGGATCATATGGTAGATGTTACAGGAAAAGGTTCACTTACATTAGATACCACTGATGAGATATTAGCCAATGGTAAATATCTTATTTTTATAACAGAAAAAAGTGAGGAAAGCATTAAAACAATGTTTTCAAGCAAGTTTGTGGAAAGAATTTATGACATAATTCAAACTGTACCACTTACTAGAGAAATTATTTCTACGATTGGAAGGTTTATTCTGGAAGAGTATAAGGAAAAGATACAGAATAATTTAGGTATTGTAATTAGATTCCAAGAAAGTGTATTAAATTGTGTAGTGAATAATTGTAACAAAGCTTATGGTGCTCATGCATTAAATGATTATATTGAAGAGAATATATATAGGCCTCTTGTGGAACTAGAGTTAAAAGGAAAGTTATCCAATGAGAAACTTTATATTTTAAGTGAAGATCATAACATATTAGTTCTAGAGGATAATTCAGGTAGAACTGAATTGTCATCTGTAATAAAAAAGATAGATATAGAAGGTATAGAGCAGTTAAATAAAGAACTTGAAAGCATTATTGGCTTACATAACGTTAAGTCTTTTATAAGGACTTTGCAGGATAATATAAAAGTACAAAATCTAAGAAAATCGCAAGGGTCAAAAGAAGCAAAACTCTCATTGCATATGATTTTTACCGGTAATCCTGGTACAGGAAAAACTACAATGGCGAGAATTATGGCAAAGTATTTAAAAGCATTAGGCTATTTGTCTAGTGGTCATCTTGTTGAAGTTTCGAGAAACGATTTGGTAGGCCAATACGTAGGTGAAACTGCACAAAAGACTACAGCAAAGGTGAATTCGGCTATTGGGGGTATATTATTTATTGATGAAGCTTATTCTTTAGCTAGAGATAATAATGATATTTTTGGAGTAGAAGCTGTAGATAGCCTTGTAAAGGCTGTAGAAGATAACAGGGATGATCTAGTTGTCATACTTGCAGGTTATTCAAAGGAAATGGAGGACTTTTTAAAGACTAACAGTGGCTTAAAGTCTAGATTTAACTATACTGTTGAATTTCCAGACTATACAGCAAAAGAACTTTTAGAAATTTCAAAGATAATTGCAAAACAGAATGGATATGAAATTCATAGTGATTTAAATGAAGAGATCATAATGCTATTTGAAAGCAAGCAAATTAAGGGCATAAATGATAGTGGTAATGGAAGACTTGCTAGAAATATAGTTGAACAAGCTATTGCAAATCAATCTAGAAGATTATCAGCAATGGGTGAAATGAATATAAACAAAGATGAAATAAATAAACTTACTATAAGTGATTTCGGATTGGACAAAAAGGTAGACTTTAACCTTGAAGAGGAACTTTCTAAAATAACCGGTCTAAATGAAGTAAAAAGCTTTATAAGAGGCTTAGAAAAACAGATAATTGCAAAAGAAAAGAGAAGGAAACTTGGAATTAATGTAGAGTCTTCACAATCACTGAATATGATTTTTACTGGAAACCCTGGAACTGGAAAAACTACCATTGCAAGGCTTGTAGCAGATTTAATGAAGAAGATGGGGATTTTAAAATCTGGTCAGCTTATAGAAACAGACAGAAGTGGGCTTATAGGTCAATATATTGGAGAAACAACTAAAAAGGCTACAGAAGTATTTAAATCAGCATTAGGCGGAGTATTATTTATTGATGAAGCTTATGCTTTAATGTCTTCAGAAAATGATCCTATAGGAAAAGAGGCTGTAGATGTATTGGTAAAGCTTGTGGAGGACTATAGAGGAGAAGTTATAGTTATTCTCGCAGGATATAATAAGGAAATGAGTGAATTTTTAAATACAAATTCAGGTTTAAGTTCTAGATTCCCTCTTAAAGTTGATTTTCCAGATTATAATTTAGATGAACTTTTAGAAATAGGAAAAGCAATGATTAAAAGAAAAGGTTTTATACTTGCAGGTAATGCTGAAGATGAGCTTCAAGATGCAATAAATACATCAAATAAAAAAGGTGGAGCAGAAAGTGGGAACGGAAGGCTAGTTAGAAATATAGTTGAAAAGGCTATAAGAAAACAATCTTCAAGAATAGCGGACATGGAAGAAATTGACCAGAAGGCTGTGGTTCTTTTAACTGAAGAAGACTTTGAAGCATATGTAGGGCAAAATAATAACTTTGACTTAGAAACTAAGTTAAAGGAAGTCATAGGACTTGAAGAGGTTAAGAATTTTATAAGAAGTCTTCAGGCTCAGCTTAAGATAAAAAATCAAAGGAAAGCTTTAGGACTTCCTTCAGATCAATCTCAAACTCTCCATATGATATTTAAAGGTAATCCTGGTACAGGGAAAACTACTATCGCTCGAATTATAGGAGAAGTACTTTATAACCTTGGAGTTTTAAATAGTAAGAAATTTATTGAAACAGATAGAAGTGGATTAGTTGCTGGATATGTTGGACAAACTGCTATAAAGACTAAAGAAAAGATTGATTCTGCACTAGGTGGAATTTTATTTATTGATGAAGCCTATGCACTAGCTCAAGATGCAGAAAGTAGTAATGGTTTCGGTAGAGAAGCTATAGATACACTAGTTAAAGGTATGGATGATAACCGTGAAAATCTTTTGGTTATACTTGCAGGATATAGTGAAGATATGGATAGATTCTTGGAGGTAAATTCAGGACTAAAATCACGATTTGCTAATGTAATAGAATTTAAAGATTATTCGGTAGAAGATCTTTTAAATATTACTGACAATATATTTAAAGAAAAAGGCTATGTTATTACTGAAGGTGCAAGAGTGAAGATGAGGAGTATATTTGAGCAAGCTTCAAAAGTTCAGGACTTTGGTAATGGAAGATATGTAAGAAACTTATTTGAAAAGACTGTTCGAAATCAAGCTGTGAGACTTGGAAATATAGAACACCTAACTAAGGAACATCTAGTTACAATCGAAGAAGAAGATGTTTTAGAAGTTAGTTTATAG